In the genome of Virgibacillus doumboii, the window ACTATAAAACAGAGATTTCACCAGAGGAACAACAATTAACCAATGAAAACAAACAACAACTACATCAGGATATTTCAAAACTGAAACAGGACTATCGGGACGTGGTTATTCTGCGGGGAATTGAGGAATTGACTGTCGCCCAAACAGCCAGCATTTTACAATGGCCCGATACAAAGGTGCGCGTAACGTTTCATCGAGCATTAGCAGCCTTGAAAAGGAAGGTAAAGGAGGCCGATTATGAATTATAACGATGACGAATTGCAAAAGGAGTTAAAAGAATTGAAAGCATCTGTATCATTGGATCCTGATAAAAAAGAATCGATGAAAGCAGTAATTAGAAAACATGCGAGGAAGAAACGTAAGCAGAAAAAATTAAAACAATCGGCTATCTGGTTTTCAACTGCCGCTGCTTTCTTTATAGGCAGTATTCTCCTATTTAATTCGATTAATGATAGTCAATCAGTGTTGCCTGCTGATAACCATAACCAAATGGAAAATACAGGGAATGAGAGTAAAGAACCTGCTGACGCCGGAGACAAGGATGATACAACAGATAAAAAAATATCGGTAAATGAACAAGGAACAGAGACTCAAACCATTATGCTTGAAGGCATGGAGGAAGAAGTAACAGTTACCAATTATGTATTGGAGCCGTATGGCATTCAATATCAAATGGAGGAGTTCCTGGGTAATTATACTGTCAGTGACAATAAAGTAAGGCACTATAGTGATGCTGAAACCGCCTATGTAACGATGGAGGTCATAGAAAAAGCAAAATTGGATAAAGTCGTATCGGATTTACAAACTGAATATAATGGTGATTATGACTATACAGAAGAACCGGCGGAAACATCGCAAAATGAAACTCCATATCAGGGCATGCGGCAGCATTTTGCATATCCGCCACAAGGGTATTATGCCTACCAAATCGATAAGCATGTTATCGTCATCCAATATGAATATGTAACCGAAGCAGGTGACGGTATGGAATCTAGACTCCAGGTGTTAAGGGAATCAATCAGCAAATAAGAGAAAACGGGGCTTTCACTGACTTACGGTGGAAGCCTCTCTTGACATTAGGGATATTAGCAGGTATAGTACTTAAAAATACATGAATAAGTATAATAAACAAACGAAGAAGAGGTCAGTAGCAATTTGCTTCCCGTTAGAGAGTGGAATTCATCGGCTGGGAGATTCCATCGGGCCCGGCTTTTTGTGAAACCTGCCTTGGAGTTGTCAGATAAACCCTGACCGCAGTCTCGCTGCGTTATGAAAATAGAGTGGGCATGTTCAGCATGTCAATGAAGGTGGTACCACGGAAAACACCCCAATCCGTCCTTTTACAGGATTAGATTGGGGTGTTTTTTGTTTTTGAATAATTGCTTATAAAAGGAGTTAATGATGATGGATAAAAAAGTTGCCTTTATTGGTGCAGGTTCCATGGCTGAAGCGATTATTTCCGGTATCGTTCACCAGGAAATTTTACGAAAGGAACAAATTGTTGTAACAAATAAAAGTGATAAGGAACGCATTGACCGGCTGAAACGCCGCTATCAGATTCAAAGTATCCAGGACAAAGAGAAAGTTGCGGCAGATGCCGATATCGTAATTTTAGCGACAAAACCGTATGACTTGGAACCAGCCGTCCAATCGATTCAGGCATATTTGAAACCGGACCAGCTGATTATTTCCGTTATTGCCGGGATTTCAACCGAGTACATTACATCGTTAATCGGGTCCAATGCGCCTGTGATTCGGGCAATGCCAAACACATCAGCCTCAATTGGCTACTCGGCAACTGCATTATCTGCCGGTAAATTTGCCGGCGATGAACACATGGCAGAGGCTCAGGCATTATTTGAATCGATTGGATCTACTGTAATGGTGGACGAAGCCGATATGCACACGGTAACAGGAGTTTCCGGAAGCGGTCCCGCCTATATTTATTATTTTGTCGAGGCGATGGAACAGGCTGCTGTTGAAGCAGGTTTGGATAAAGAAACTGCCAAGGCACTGGTTGCACAAACCGTTGTCGGTGCAGGTGAAATGCTTAAACAGACAGGTGAAGCAGCAGGAGATCTGCGGGAAAAAGTCACCAGTCCCGGTGGAACTACGCAGGCAGGTCTTGAAGCTTTAGCTGCGGATGGATTTCAGGATGCTATTAAGAATTGTGTAAAAAGCGCACGGGAACGTTCCATTGAATTAGGGGAGAAGAAGTGAGGTTACTATCACTTCCCGAATTTTATCGGAAAATATTATATGGAAAGGTGTGATGTCTTATGGGATATAAACTAAATCATGTAAAAAAAGAAGGTTCTGATTTCAGGAAAAAGTTTATACAGAGGAGAGGTCACATTGATAACAGAGGAAGAAAAGTTTGATTATGTTAAAGAAACAGAACGATTAGTATTAAGACCATTACAGAAATATGATTATGAGAATTGGCTGAATGAATTTGAAAACCGTCATCCATCCCAGCATCGCCATGACAAGGGTAAAATGGATATGCGTGAATGTACAAGGGAATGGTTTGCTGACCTGGTAGATAGACACCAGAATTTAGCATTAACGGATACTGCTTATATTTTTGGTGTTTTTAGACGAGAAGATGGTATCCATTTAGGTTTTGTTGATTTCTCAACCTTGGAAAGGGGAGATTTCCAATGGGGCAGAATTGGTTATTCCATCCATAATCAATATTGGGGAAAAGGGTATGGCAAAGAAGCGGTAAAAGAAGCACTGGATATTGCATTTAGTTATTTAAAATTTCATCGTATAGAAGCCCACATTAATGTTGATAATCCCGCTTCAATCAATTTGGCAGAGAGTGTGCGGATGGAATATGAATGTACACGAAAAGGATTTATATATGAATTTGGCGGGTGGACAGATAATCTGATTTATTTTATGAATTCTTTTGATGTTTAAATGGATACGGAGCGATTGTTCTAAAAGGAGCAGTCGCTTTTTCTTGAGAAAAATAATATTGGGGATGAGAAGATGGAAAAAGAATTACATGGGGCTATTGATTTAAGAAAAAATGGAAACTATGAAGAATCCAACAAATTGTTGAAGAAACTCACAAATGATTTTCCTGAGAATGCATCGGTTAACTATCAATGTGCCTGGAGTTTTGATTTATTGGGAGAGGAAGCGAAGGCAGCACCCTTTTACGAGAAGGCGATTGATTTGGGACTTCCTTCTGAAGAAATGGAAGGTGCTATACTGGGATTGGGCAGTACATACAGAACATTAGGAGAATATGAAAAGTCGAAAAGTACGCTTCGAAAAGGAATCAAATTGTTTCCGGAAAATCGGGCGATTCAAGTATTCTATTCCATGACCTTATATAATCTAAACGAGAATAGCAGAGCGATGGAATTAATATTAAAGTGCCTGACAGATACGACTACAGACAGTAAAATATTAGGCTATAAAAAAGCAATAGACTTTTATTCTGATAAACTGGATCAAGTTTGGAAGTAGGTTTGGAGTGAATCCTTTGATTGAAACAGAAAGATGTTTGATTAAACCCTTTGAGCAATCTGATTTTACGGATGTGAAAAAATTATATGTAAATCACAAAGTTAGAAAGTACCTTGGGGGCATACGACCTGAAGATGCCGTTGAGGAGTCATTACATGGGATGCTGCAATCAGGTGATAACTCTTTTTACTGGGTTGTTAAAGAGAAACAATCGGGAGATTTTATTGGGTTGGTTTCTCTTGACCCCCACCACGAAGGTGATGACTTGGAAATCTCCTATCAATTTTTACCAGAGTGGTGGGGAGCTGGTTATGCGACTGAAGTTGTTCAAAAGCTCATTCATTATGCTTTTGATGAATTAAACCTTTCCAGAGTTATTGCAGAAACACAAACCGCAAATACCGGTTCATCCAGATTATTGGAGCGAGCTGGTATGAAACGCAAAAAGACTATTATGCGGTTCGGTGCTGAACAGGCGGTTTATTGCATAGAAAACTTTTTCATGAAGGAATAATTTTAAGCAGGAATACGCTCAGCAAAAAACTGAGCGTAAATATTGTTCATGTTATTTTTTCTTGTATCTAAATCCTATGCACCGAGCTTTTCCTGTGCCAGTCCCTTTGTGTGCAGCGCAGCAATCATGCCATAAAATGCATAGAAAAATTCATCAGGTGCCTCTACACGAATATGCCCAACCTTGCTTGTATCAAAATCCAGCGTTGCTTCCAGTAAGCGATAGGTTGCGTACGCGTAAAAGCAGAAATATTTATAGTCAAACTTGGGCATCTTTTCGTAAATAACGGCAATCTCATCTTTATACTTGTCAAAGTTTTTTACTGCCTCATCCACAAATGCCTGCAGGTCGGACATGTCTGCTTCGACAACAATGTCTTTTTCATTTTCCGGACGAATGGTAGCCATCGTAAATCCTTCCTTTCCTGGGATTTTCTCCTCTACTATAGCTGAGATTTCGGTAAAATACGGTGATATAAATCACTGATTACAGATTTTCCGAACGAGAACGCCCATTCCTTCAGGTGTGGGATGAGAGTGAGGTCGGATAAGGAGTACCACTGAAACCGAATGGTTTGTGGTGCTTCAATTATCCGAAAATTCCACTCTTTTTTTGGTGTATATATGTATTAGTTTATTAAATAAACTAATACAATAAGCTTATGAATGATTATAGAAGAAACAACACAACCGTATCATTAATTAACTATCATTTCGTTTTTTGCCCTCGATATAGAAGGAAAATATTCCTTCGTGCTGATGTGGAAGAACGTTTTAAGCAGTTGGTAAGAGAAATATGTGAAAGACTTGGAATTGTTATTGTTGCTTTAGAGTGTGACAAAGACCATACACATATGTTTCTTAATGCATTGCCAACACTTAGTCCAGCTAATATCATGGCGAAAATCAAAGGAGTGACTTCTAAAAAACTGAGAGAGGAGTTTCCTCATCTTCAGCATTTGCCAAGTCTTTGGACACGTTCCTATTTTGTATCCACCGCAGGAAATGTATCGAGTAAAACCATTAAGCGCTATGTTGACCAACAAAAAACAAGGGGGTAAATAGCTTGTCGCAAACCATAACAGTTAAAATTAAACTACTTCCAACCAGAGCACAGTCTTCTATTTTGTATGAGATGAGCCAAACGTACATCTCTATCATCAATACACTTGTATCTGAAATGGTAAAGGAAAAGAAAAACACCAAGAAATCAAGCAAAGACATTATTATTCCTCTACCCAGCGCAGTGAAAAACCAAGCAATTAAAGACGCTAAAAGTGTTTTCAAAAAAGCAAAGAGAAATAAATACGAAGTTGTTCCCATTTTAAAGAAGCCTGTCTGTATTTGGAACAATCAAAACTATTCCTTTGACTCCACCCATATATCAATGCCGATTATGGTTGATGGAAAAGTAAAGAAAACACCGATTCGTGCCTTATTGATTGATAAAGAAAACCGTAATTTAGATTTGCTTAAACACAAATTAGGTACACTGCGCATAACAAAAAAGTCAGGCAAATGGATTGCTCAAATTTCGATCACCCTCCCTACACTCGAAAAAAAAGGAGCAAAGACTATGGGGGTAGACCTGGGATTAAAGGTTCCTGCTGTTGCTGTAACTGACAATGAAAAGGTACGCTTTTTTGGAAATGGCCGACAAAACAAATACATAAAACGTAAATTTCGTTCGGAACGCAAAATACTAGGTAAAAATAAAAAGTTAAGTGCCATCCGTAGTTCCAAAGATAAAGAGCAACGTTGGATGAAAGACCAAGACCATAAGGTTAGTCGTGCAATTATAAACTTTGCTAAAGAAAATAATATTTCTGTCATTCGCTTAGAACAGTTGGCGAATATTAGGCAGACGACAAGAAATAGTCGTAAAAACGAAAAGAACTTGCACGCATGGTCATTTTATCGCCTATCACAATTCATTGAATACAAAGCAAAGTTGGAAGGCATCAAAGTTGAATATGTAAATCCTGCCTACACCAGTCAAACATGCCCAAAGTGTTCTGAAAAGAATAAGGCGCAAGACAGAAAATACAAGTGTAAATGCGGATTCGAGAAACATCGTGATTTAGTCGGTGCAATGAATATTCGTTATGCACCTGTGATTGATGGTAGTAGTCAATCAGCCTAAGATGCTATATGCACTGTCTTAGGAGGGGCAATGAGATGCCCTCATCTTGAAGGCTGTTCAAAACAGAAATGGACTGCGAACGCTTAGTTATTCAAGAATCCCACACGTACACCGTAAGGAATAGGGCTTGCGGCTTTAGCCGTGGGAGTCTCAAAATTTCATTTAAAAAAGCCTGGTTTCTTGATAACTAATCGAACTCAAATTATGATAAAGGAAAATAAAGTAAACAGGTGGGATTACTATGGCTGAAAAAGTGGAATTAGGAAATACCGGCTTACATGTGCATCCAATTGGTCTGGGCGCCAATAAAATTGGACATGAAAACAAGGAAACAAACACAGAATACGGCGGCAAAATTATTACGGAAGCTATTGAGCATGGACTAAATTTCATTGATACGGCTTTCATGTATGGGAATGGGCTGTCTGAAGAGATTATCGGTAAAACATTAAAAGATAATGGTCATCGAAATGATGTTGTGTTGGCAACGAAAGGGTCCAATCGCTATCAAGGGGATAAAATGGTTCATGATAATACACCTGCATTTCTGAACAAGACAGTGGATGAAAGTCTGAAGCGTCTGCAGACAGATGTGATTGATTTGTTCTACATTCATTTCCCGGATGATGATACGCCGAAATATGAAGCTGTCGGTGCACTGCAGCGTTTGCGGGAAGCCGGAAAAATCCGGGCAATCGGGGTATCCAATTTTTCGATGGAACAGTTGAGAGAAGCCAATCAGGATGGCTGCCTGGATGTTGTCCAGGGGCATTATAATCTGCTGCATCGTTCTGCGGAAAAAGAACTGTTCCCTTATTTGCTTGAAAATAATATATCCTTTGTTCCGTATTTTCCTTTTGCATCAGGTCTGTTGGCAGGGAAATACAACAAAGATACGGTCCTTTCCGATTATTTGAAGAAAAAAGCGCAATTCCAGGGTGATACTTATCTCAAAAACCTGGAAAAAGTGGACTATCTGCATACAATTGCAGATAAACATGGGGTTGCGCCGGCACATGTGGTACTAGCTTACTATCTAACCCGTAAGCCGATTGATACGGTTATACCGGGGGCGCGAAATGGTGAGCAGGTTATTGATAATTTAAGAGCTGCGGAAGTGAATTTATCAGCGGAAGATATCAAGATGATTGAAGAAGTTTTCCCCGTTGAGGAACCCTGAAAAAAAGCTGTGCTCCATTTACCGGGGCACAGCTTTCTATAATTATTAACGTATAAGTTCTCTCGTTTTCCATTTGCGTGATTGCTGAATAGCACGACCGATCTTTTCCAAAATCGGTTCAATCGAGTCTTCCTGATGGAGCAAATCATAATCGGAAATATTAATCCGCAATATCGGACATGAATTAAAGTTATCGATCCAATTTTCATAGCGGTTGTACATTTCTTCCCAATAAGCAATTGGTGTATTTTTCTCCATTTCCCTGCCGCGTAATTGAATACGTTCCAGAACTTCGTCAAAAGTACCCTCCAGATAAATTAACAGATCCGGATGCGGGAAGTATGGGGTCATGACCATCGCTTCAAACAGGTTCGTATATGTTTCAAAATCTGTTTTTGACATTGTACCATTTTCATAGTGCATCTTTGCAAAAATACCAGTATCCTCATAGATGGAACGATCCTGGATGAACCCGCCGCCATATTCAAAAATCTTTTTCTGTTCCTTAAAGCGTTCGGCCAGAAAGTAAATTTGCAGATGAAAGCTCCACCGTTCAAAATCATCATAAAACTTTCCCAGGTACGGATTTGTCTCAACTTTTTCAAAGGACGTTTTAAATTTCAGGGCATTGGCGAGCGCCTTTGTCATCGTTGATTTTCCGACTCCAACGGTACCGGCAATCGTTATGATGCTGTCGTGCGGAATCTGGTATTTATCACGTAAATTCATTTGTGTATTACCCCTTTTATCGTTTAACTACTGTTTTATGGTTATCCAGTTGACTTTCCACCCGCTTGATAATCGCATTTAGATCATCCTGCTGTTTCACAAAATCCGTCTCATCACCATTAATCCGAATGACTGGAATATCGGGGTGAAGCACTTCAAACTCATTCATATAATCTTCATAATCCTGTGCAAGCTGTGCCAGATAGGACGGTTTAATATTCTGTTCAATATCTCTTCCCCGCAGACGAATTCGTTTTAAAATCGTATCCAGACTGGCGTGCAGATAAATCATCATATTCGGAACAGGCATATCTTTCGTTAAAATATGATAAATCTGCTCGTATTTTTCAAATTTATCGGCATGCAATGTACGTTTCGCAAAAATCATGTTTTTCGATATATGATAATCGGCAATGACCGCCTTGTTTTGTTCTAAGTATTTTTTTTCGATATCTTCAAGTTGTTTGAAACGATTGCATAAAAAGAACATTTCCGTCTGAAAGCTCCACTCATCAATATCATCATAAAATTTCCCAAGAAACGGATTTTCCTCGACAATTTCTTTTAATAAGTGATAATCAAAATGGACAGAAAGTTTTTTTGCAAGTGATGTCTTTCCAATGCCAATCGGCCCTTCTATTGCAATAAATGGAACCTCTGCCATAACTTTCCCTCCAATCATTAATGCAATATTCGACAGATGTATTTTATTTTATCACATAAAAAAAGTGAATTCCATGTGAAAAAAGAACGCACTCCTTTTCATTATGCACTCAATTTTGTATAATAGGTAATGTTGATTTTTCATATCACTTGCCCCCGTAGCTCAGGGGATAGAGCACTGGTTTCCTAAACCAGGTGTCGCAGGTTCGAATCCTGCCGGGGGCGTCCTGTATAAAATGCGATTATGGCGGTGTTCATTTCCAACCTGCTGTAATTGCTTTTTTAATTTCCAGTTAATATCACTTTAAAATTGTCACAAAATGTTCTAAAATAGAAGTCAGTTACCAAAATGTTTTAACAATTTATATAAATTGCATATATGTTGCAATTTTATCGTAATCCTTAATATAAGGATTTGAAAGCGATATCAAAATTTACAGGATGAGGTGATAGGATGGACATGCAAAAAATACCAGCACGTAGCGGTAATCATAATCTGCAAAACTATGAAAAAATGAGAGAAGCGTTTTCATGGGAAGACGTTAAAAAGAACTTTAGCTGGAATGAGACCGGTAAAGTAAATATTGCTTATGAAGCGATCGACCGTCATGCAGAAGATCCAAATAAAAAAGATAAGGTGGCACTTCATTATTCTTCACCGGACCGCGAAGAAAAACTGACGTTTACTGATCTGAAGAAGAGCAGTAACCAGTTTGCCAATGTATTAAAAAAATATGATATCGAAAAGGGAGATCGCGTATTTCTTTTCATGCCAAGAAGTCCTGAGTTTTACGCAACATTTTTCGGGACTTTAAAAACAGGTGCGATTGCCGGTCCATTATTCGAAGCGTTTATGGAACAGGCAGTACGTGACCGTTTGCAGGACAGTGAGGCTAAAATGCTGATTACTACACCTGACCTATTGGGACGCGTTCCACAGGAGGACCTCCCTGATCTTGAAAAAATTGTTTTGGTCGGTGAAAACAATGAATCTGCCGATAAATACATTGATTACCAAAAAGAAATGAACGATGCCTCCACTGATTTTGATATTGAGTGGGTAGATCTTGAAGACGGAATGGTTATTCACTATACATCCGGTTCAACCGGGAAGCCTAAAGGCGTCTATCATGTGCATAATGCAATGATTCAGCATTATGCAACAGCTGAATGGGTGCTTGATCTAAATGAAGATGATGTATATTGGTGCACAGCTGACCCGGGCTGGGTTACGGGAACAAGTTATGGCATATTCGCCCCGTGGCTCCATGGTGTAACAAATGTTGTCCGAGGTGGACGGTTTAGTCCGGATGATTGGTACGGGACTATTGATAAATATAATGTTACTGTCTGGTATACTGCACCGACTGCATTGCGGAAATTGACAAGTGCCGGTGAAGAAGCTCCTAAAAAGCATGACCTTTCTTCATTGAGACATATCATGAGTGTCGGCGAGCCGCTGAATCCGGAAGTTATCACATGGGGGCTGAAAGCATTTGACCTGCGCATTCATGATACATGGTGGATGACTGAAACAGGTGCACAGCTCATTGTCAATCTGCCATCTGAAGAGATTCGCCCTGGTTCAATGGGTAAACCTATTCCAGGTATCGAAGCATCGATTGTTGATAATGAAGGGAATGAGCTTCCGCCAAATCAGATGGGTAATCTGGCAATCAAAGCTCCTTGGCCGGCAATGATGCGTAAAATCTGGAAGCGTCCGGAGAAATATGAAAGTTATTTTATAAATGGCTGGTATGTATCCGGTGATAGTGCGTATAAAGATGAAGACGGCTATTTCTGGTTCCAGGGCCGTCTGGATGATGTAATTAACACATCCGGTGAGCGTGTCGGACCATTTGAAGTGGAAAGTAAGCTAATCGAACACCCTGCTGTTGCGGAGGCTGGTGTTATCGGTAAACCGGATCCGGAGCGCGGTGAAATCATCAAGGCATTCATCACATTGAATGATGGCTATGAAGATTCACCGGAGCTGCTTGAAGAAATCCGTAAATTTATTAAAACTGGTTTAAGTGCTCATGCAGCACCTCGTGAACTGGAAGTGAAGGATACGATCCCGAAAACGCGAAGTGGTAAAATTATGCGTCGCCTCTTGAAATCATGGGAGCTTGGGCTGCCAACAGGTGATACGTCGACATTAGAAGAATAATTGGAAAGGGTGCCCGGCGGTGGCACCCTTTTTTCATGGCTGGGAATCCGTTTTCGCTGAAGTTGTCACAGAATTCGCTGAAGTGTTCACAAATTCCGCTGAAGTTCAAGGTGAATCCGCTTAAGTTCACAATTTTCCGGCTGAAGTGTTCACAATTTGTTCGGGCTTCCCGCATTCTCAGTATGGTTTGTTTATTTTAGGGCATGTTTTATTCCATAACAAACGGGAAGACTCATTTATGTATCAACTTCATCAAAGGAGCGGATCACAAATGGGTAAAAAAATTGCAACTGTACTAACAAACATGTTTGAGGATGTTGAATATACAGAGCCGGCAAAAGCTTTTAAGGATGCCGGACATGAAGTGATTACAATCGGTTCCGAAAAGGGAAAAGAAGTGACAGGCAAAAATAAAGAAGCAACCGTCACGACTGATGAGTCAATTAGTAATGTAAAACCGGAAGAATTTGATGCATTGTTTATACCAGGTGGCTTTTCACCGGACATGCTTCGTACAGATGAACGGTTTGTCAACTTCGCCAAAGCGTTCATGGACGATAAAAGGCCGGTATTCTCCATCTGCCATGGTGCGCAATTGCTTATTACAGCCAGAGCGCTGAAAGGACGTAAGGCTACTGGTTTCAAGTCTATTCAAGTCGATATGGAAAATGCAGGCGCAACGGTAATGGATCAGGAAGTCGTCGTGTGTGATAATCAGCTGGTTACGAGCCGTCAGCCGGATGATATTCCTGCATTTAACAGGGAAGCATTGAAACTTCTGAACAGCTAACAATAAAAGCTCTTAATCCAGACTTGGGCACTTTATCACACCACAAAAACCCCTCCAATCGCAGAAATGCGGTCGGAGGGGTTAATTTATTCCAACTTCGTAATCGTAAAATTATCCTGCAGCAGCAACCAGTTTTGTGGAAACGCTAATCCCAGTTTCCAGTAACTGATTCCACGCAAGCCCAGTTGTTTTATCATATTAAATTTTGCCTGAATGGACCGTGCATCTTCAAACCATACTTCGTGCTGGTTCCCCTGTGCATCTGTATACATATAAAACGGGGCTTGTGCTTCCATATCATATTCAATTGCAGCATTTTGTTCACGGGCCCGGGTTATTGCCTGCTGTGGACTGAGTGCCTCCGCAGGTTCACCACCTTCAACATATGGCAGTGTCCAATCATACCCGTATAAATTTTGCCCCAATAGAATTTTGTTGGCAGGCATTACACTTAACGCGAAATTGACGACTTCCCGCACTTCATCTATTGGTGATACTGCCATCGCAGGTCCGCCGCTATATCCCCATTCATACGTCATTAATACGACAAAATCAGCTACCTCACCATGTACCGCATAATCGTGTGCCTCATACCATGCCCCTTCCTGCTCGGCACTCGTCTTTGGTGCGAGAGCAGTCGACAATAATAAGCCCTCTTCCGATAACCTTTGCTTTGCTTTGCGTAAAAAATTGTTGTATGCTT includes:
- the proC gene encoding pyrroline-5-carboxylate reductase, with product MDKKVAFIGAGSMAEAIISGIVHQEILRKEQIVVTNKSDKERIDRLKRRYQIQSIQDKEKVAADADIVILATKPYDLEPAVQSIQAYLKPDQLIISVIAGISTEYITSLIGSNAPVIRAMPNTSASIGYSATALSAGKFAGDEHMAEAQALFESIGSTVMVDEADMHTVTGVSGSGPAYIYYFVEAMEQAAVEAGLDKETAKALVAQTVVGAGEMLKQTGEAAGDLREKVTSPGGTTQAGLEALAADGFQDAIKNCVKSARERSIELGEKK
- a CDS encoding GNAT family N-acetyltransferase, whose translation is MITEEEKFDYVKETERLVLRPLQKYDYENWLNEFENRHPSQHRHDKGKMDMRECTREWFADLVDRHQNLALTDTAYIFGVFRREDGIHLGFVDFSTLERGDFQWGRIGYSIHNQYWGKGYGKEAVKEALDIAFSYLKFHRIEAHINVDNPASINLAESVRMEYECTRKGFIYEFGGWTDNLIYFMNSFDV
- a CDS encoding tetratricopeptide repeat protein, which encodes MEKELHGAIDLRKNGNYEESNKLLKKLTNDFPENASVNYQCAWSFDLLGEEAKAAPFYEKAIDLGLPSEEMEGAILGLGSTYRTLGEYEKSKSTLRKGIKLFPENRAIQVFYSMTLYNLNENSRAMELILKCLTDTTTDSKILGYKKAIDFYSDKLDQVWK
- a CDS encoding GNAT family N-acetyltransferase, whose translation is MIETERCLIKPFEQSDFTDVKKLYVNHKVRKYLGGIRPEDAVEESLHGMLQSGDNSFYWVVKEKQSGDFIGLVSLDPHHEGDDLEISYQFLPEWWGAGYATEVVQKLIHYAFDELNLSRVIAETQTANTGSSRLLERAGMKRKKTIMRFGAEQAVYCIENFFMKE
- the tnpA gene encoding IS200/IS605 family transposase — protein: MNDYRRNNTTVSLINYHFVFCPRYRRKIFLRADVEERFKQLVREICERLGIVIVALECDKDHTHMFLNALPTLSPANIMAKIKGVTSKKLREEFPHLQHLPSLWTRSYFVSTAGNVSSKTIKRYVDQQKTRG
- a CDS encoding RNA-guided endonuclease TnpB family protein, giving the protein MSQTITVKIKLLPTRAQSSILYEMSQTYISIINTLVSEMVKEKKNTKKSSKDIIIPLPSAVKNQAIKDAKSVFKKAKRNKYEVVPILKKPVCIWNNQNYSFDSTHISMPIMVDGKVKKTPIRALLIDKENRNLDLLKHKLGTLRITKKSGKWIAQISITLPTLEKKGAKTMGVDLGLKVPAVAVTDNEKVRFFGNGRQNKYIKRKFRSERKILGKNKKLSAIRSSKDKEQRWMKDQDHKVSRAIINFAKENNISVIRLEQLANIRQTTRNSRKNEKNLHAWSFYRLSQFIEYKAKLEGIKVEYVNPAYTSQTCPKCSEKNKAQDRKYKCKCGFEKHRDLVGAMNIRYAPVIDGSSQSA
- a CDS encoding aldo/keto reductase, coding for MAEKVELGNTGLHVHPIGLGANKIGHENKETNTEYGGKIITEAIEHGLNFIDTAFMYGNGLSEEIIGKTLKDNGHRNDVVLATKGSNRYQGDKMVHDNTPAFLNKTVDESLKRLQTDVIDLFYIHFPDDDTPKYEAVGALQRLREAGKIRAIGVSNFSMEQLREANQDGCLDVVQGHYNLLHRSAEKELFPYLLENNISFVPYFPFASGLLAGKYNKDTVLSDYLKKKAQFQGDTYLKNLEKVDYLHTIADKHGVAPAHVVLAYYLTRKPIDTVIPGARNGEQVIDNLRAAEVNLSAEDIKMIEEVFPVEEP
- a CDS encoding deoxynucleoside kinase — encoded protein: MNLRDKYQIPHDSIITIAGTVGVGKSTMTKALANALKFKTSFEKVETNPYLGKFYDDFERWSFHLQIYFLAERFKEQKKIFEYGGGFIQDRSIYEDTGIFAKMHYENGTMSKTDFETYTNLFEAMVMTPYFPHPDLLIYLEGTFDEVLERIQLRGREMEKNTPIAYWEEMYNRYENWIDNFNSCPILRINISDYDLLHQEDSIEPILEKIGRAIQQSRKWKTRELIR
- a CDS encoding deoxynucleoside kinase, which codes for MAEVPFIAIEGPIGIGKTSLAKKLSVHFDYHLLKEIVEENPFLGKFYDDIDEWSFQTEMFFLCNRFKQLEDIEKKYLEQNKAVIADYHISKNMIFAKRTLHADKFEKYEQIYHILTKDMPVPNMMIYLHASLDTILKRIRLRGRDIEQNIKPSYLAQLAQDYEDYMNEFEVLHPDIPVIRINGDETDFVKQQDDLNAIIKRVESQLDNHKTVVKR
- the acsA gene encoding acetate--CoA ligase, which translates into the protein MDMQKIPARSGNHNLQNYEKMREAFSWEDVKKNFSWNETGKVNIAYEAIDRHAEDPNKKDKVALHYSSPDREEKLTFTDLKKSSNQFANVLKKYDIEKGDRVFLFMPRSPEFYATFFGTLKTGAIAGPLFEAFMEQAVRDRLQDSEAKMLITTPDLLGRVPQEDLPDLEKIVLVGENNESADKYIDYQKEMNDASTDFDIEWVDLEDGMVIHYTSGSTGKPKGVYHVHNAMIQHYATAEWVLDLNEDDVYWCTADPGWVTGTSYGIFAPWLHGVTNVVRGGRFSPDDWYGTIDKYNVTVWYTAPTALRKLTSAGEEAPKKHDLSSLRHIMSVGEPLNPEVITWGLKAFDLRIHDTWWMTETGAQLIVNLPSEEIRPGSMGKPIPGIEASIVDNEGNELPPNQMGNLAIKAPWPAMMRKIWKRPEKYESYFINGWYVSGDSAYKDEDGYFWFQGRLDDVINTSGERVGPFEVESKLIEHPAVAEAGVIGKPDPERGEIIKAFITLNDGYEDSPELLEEIRKFIKTGLSAHAAPRELEVKDTIPKTRSGKIMRRLLKSWELGLPTGDTSTLEE
- a CDS encoding type 1 glutamine amidotransferase domain-containing protein, whose translation is MGKKIATVLTNMFEDVEYTEPAKAFKDAGHEVITIGSEKGKEVTGKNKEATVTTDESISNVKPEEFDALFIPGGFSPDMLRTDERFVNFAKAFMDDKRPVFSICHGAQLLITARALKGRKATGFKSIQVDMENAGATVMDQEVVVCDNQLVTSRQPDDIPAFNREALKLLNS